The following is a genomic window from Theobroma cacao cultivar B97-61/B2 chromosome 10, Criollo_cocoa_genome_V2, whole genome shotgun sequence.
TGCTGGAATTTTTTTGTTGCAGGTTCCCCCCCTGGTTGCTCGGATTCCCCTCCCCTTTATACCCGATTTCTGGGCTCTGGAGGGGCAATTCCACTaccctgccagacgcgaaaaaTTCGCGTCTGGCAAGTGAGAGAGgtgcctggcagggtgcgtccgcaccctgccagtcgtacctctctcctttcttttttcattttttttcattttttcattattattattctttttaaaattttattatatatatattttttactccatttttttttatttgtaatttagtGTCTACAATTACTTTACTTTAAGCTTATTCATCTAACACTAATAACATAATTTAAAAggttttatatattatcatcatgcattcatacatcatgaaatgttcaaagtcCATATATAACTAGTATGCTGACATTTCAATTGTACTTTCAGAAACATATCTATATGACAAGCATGAATCCGTTTTCAATTTTGCTAAACAAATGTACACTCAATGGTGATAACTATactgaatggaaaagaaaccttaatATCGTCCTAAATTATGACAATATCACATGGGCTCATTTTGAGCATAAGCCTGCACCACCTACTCCCAAATCAACTCcacaacatataaaatatcataagAAGTGGCATGATGCAAACAAGCTAGCTAAGTGCTATATAATAGCATCCATGAACAGTATATTGCAAAAGCAACAAAAGGGCATGGGCAATGATGTTGAAATAATGTTGCACCTACATGAGATGTTTcgtacaaaaaaaaagtttgctAAGGTAAAGGCAATCAATGCTTTTAAGGACCTTAAGCAGAATGCTAGAGCTTGTTAGAGATTACATGTTGACGGTAATCTCTTGTCCCATTGCGGTGGAACTACATGGTGCTGAGATAGATGATGAAATGCAAATATCTATGGTCTTTCATAGCttgaattcatcattttcattgtTCAAATCTTATTTTGAATTACACAGTAGGTATTACACTCTAAGTGGGCTAATGAATGATTTGCAAAATGTGGAGGaggtttttgaattgaaaaagaaacctAAAGCACATGTAATTTCCACTTCTAAACCCAAACCTAagggtaaaaagaagaaagctagaaataaaaagagagcTAAAGGGTCAGTGGGAGCAAAGAAAAAGCCTATGAAGAAAAAGACTACTTCGAAAGACAACACCAAGGGAAAGTGTTTCTATTATGGTAAGAAAAGACTTTAGAAATGAAATTGCAAGGTTTACCTTGAAATCTAAAAGAGTAAACAAGGTATTGGGTTTCTAAATGTATTAGAAGCCTGTTTGGTGGTTGATTTTACAAATACATGCATAATAGATTCTAGAGCCATTAACCATGTTTGTAATTCTCTTCAAAGGTTTTAACCCAAGGAGAAAACTAACTAAGGGGTAATTTCATATGAAGATGGAAGATGGCACATTTGTTTTGGCACAAGCAGTGGGAGCCATTGTTCTACGGTGTCCTTATGGTCGTAattaattttggaaattgtTTATTACATTCCAAAAACTtatagaaatttaatttttatttttttaataaagtcTGGATATTCAATTTACTTTAGTGAGATAGTCactatttatttgaataaggATTTTATTTGTTCTAGAACTATTAACTAAAATCTTTCCTTAAACCTACAACCTATTTGCAAATGATGTAGAGGCAATATGatctaaatttaaaatagCCCAAAAATTTAGCTTAACCAAAACTACTTATGGCATTTGCGTTTAGGTCATATCAATCAACAAAAACTCAATAGTACTCTACCAAACATGACTAATGGCCCTTTGCTAGTATGTGAGTCTTGTATTTAAGGTAAAATGACTATAGGGCCCTTCAAGGCAAAAGGAAATAGAATGCCAAACGTTTTAGATTTAGTACACACAGATGTGTGTGGACCAATGATCGAACAAGCTAGAGGTGGTTATGAATATTTCATAACCTTTATTGATGACTACTCAAGATATGGCTCTATGTACATGATGCACAAGAAAAATGAATCCTTTGAGAAATTTCAAGAATTCAAAGCCGAAGTTGAAAAAAGAACTAGGTAAGCCATTGAAACAACTTCAATTAGATCAGGGTGGTAAGTATTTATAAGATGAATTTTGACAGTATTTCATTGACAATGGGATAATTGCCTATTTGTTAGCGTTTAAAACACCTCAACATAATGGTGTTGTTGGGAAAAGAAATAGGACTTTTTTAGAAATGGTTAGATTAATGATGTCCTATGCTAAACTCTCAATCTCATTTTGGGAATATTGCACACAAACTGTTGCATACTCAACTTTGCACGATCTAAGGTAGCGCTTAAGACACCAAGGGAGCTATGGACAAGGCATAAATCATCTATATGTTATCTTTGAACTTAGAAGCATCCTACACATATTTTAAAGCTTGAGTCCACAAAAATGGAACCCAAGACTAAGGTATGCTTGTTTGTAGAGTATCTTAAGGGTATAAGAGGTTATTACTTCTATAGTCCTCAAGATAAGGAATTTTTCGTTGGTGCGAATGTAACTTTCTTAGAGAAAGAATATGTGAGAAATCACTAACCTAGAAGTAAAATTGTTTTAGAATAATTGTATGATCCTTCATATTCAATAGTAGATTATAAAGATAtcataattcaatttgatttaagAATTGAATCAGATACACAACTTGAACATCAAATAGTGATATCTTGACACAATGGAAGGCTTGTGAGCTAACTTGAAAGATACATGGGTCTAGGAGAAAATATGATTGCACTCTCGAATGAACATGAATCTAACCGCACTACTTATAAAGATGCTATTAATGATGTTGATGCTTAGTAATGGCATAAGGCAATGAAATTTGAGTTAAACTCCATGGATTCCAAGAAATTATGGACTCTAGTAGATCCACCTCAAAGGATAAAATCCATAGGATGGAAATGGttatataaaaggaaaagtgGAAGTGATGGGAAGGTAAAGACTTTCAAGGCCAAACTATTAGCTAAGGGTTATACCTAGAGAAAAGGTGTTGATTATGAGGAAACCTTCTTACCGGTTAATATGCTTAAATCCATCAGGATCCTCTTACCTATAGTAGCACATcttgattatgagatatggTAGATGGATCTCAAGATCGCATTTTGAAATGGGGACCTTGAAGAGTGCATTTATATGGCTCAGTTAGAgggtttcattaaaaaaggCAACGAGCGTAAGGTTTGTGAATTGCATAAGTCCATTTATGGACTTAAGCAAGCATTTAGgtcttaagaaataaaatttgatactGTTATTGAATTGTATGGATTCCAACAAAATGTAGATGAACCTTATGTTTATAAAAGGATACAAGATAAAAATGTTGTTTTCCTAATactttatgttgatgacattctAATCATTGAAAATGATGCAAGAATGTTGTCAACAGTTAAATGTTGGCTGAACCAACAATTCAATATGAAGGACTTGGGAGAAGCATGCTATGTTATAGGGATCAAACTTATAAGGGATATCAAGAACAAACAGATAACATTATCTCAAGTAGCCTACATAGACAATTTTGGCCAAGTTTGCTAGATAAGATTCCAAGAAGGATTGTATGCCTTTTAGACATGGAATCAAATTTTCTAAAGAGATGTCACCTAAAACTCCAAAGGAAGTTGAAAACATGAGATAGATTCCATATGCATCTTCTGTTCGAAATCTTATGTATGCTATGCACTAAGCTAGATATGCTACTATGCAATTAGATGGGTTAATAGGCTTTAGTCTAACCCAGGCATGGAGCATTGGACTACTATCAAATTCATCTTCAAATATCTTCGTAGAACAAAGAACTACATGCTTATGTATTCTAGAAGTGACCTTGTAACAACAAGGTACactaattcaaatttttagtttgatgTTGACTTAAGGAAATTGACATCAGGATTTATTTCCACTTTGGGACAAAAAGCCATAGTTTGGAGGAGTATTAATCAATATTGTATTGCATACTCTACTATGGAGGCAAAGTATGTGATGGCTTATGAGGTTGCGAATGAAGTTGTATGGCTCCTCAAGTTCTTTATGGACCTTGAAGTGATTCTAGATGCAGACAAGCCCATTACACTCTATTTGATAACAGTGGAGCAGTAGCTAATTCAAAAGGACTGTAGAATCATAGAGCAGCAAAACATATAAAGAGGAAGTATCATCTTCTTCAAGAGATCATACAATGTGGAAAAATGCTTGTGatgaaaattccaataaaAAAGAACCTCATTGATCCATTCATAAAAAGGTTAACATAAAAGAGCTTTGAGGGTCACTTAGAAAGTCTTGGGATGAGGGATATGTCATACTTGCTTTAGGgcaagtgggagattgttaAGAATTTGAGAATATGATGCCTTGGAAAGCAAGTGCATTATCATGTTTAATTccattcattttatttgtaatgaaagtatattttaataatgaGACAAAGAGTTTGTTTTTAGTAAGCATTTATTATCTAGTTATAAAGGTATCAAGATTCTattgatatattataatacatttgtatgaagattCATACATAAGatacatgtattttaattgaatctaaataTTGTTCACAACCAAAGCTGgtcactttattatgttaaggctTTAGTGTCTATATTACTTCCAATGTAAGGAATGTGATTCacttcaagggaatgatgagtatTAAATCATTGGAGTAgttgacttcgagtaatgacactataatttgaattgaaatcACATGAGAATCAAGTTTAAATTTAACTGTTACTTAAACcttgatctcacacttatgtAGTTGCTTATGATAGAACCAAAATCCTGATGGATAATGAACTCATGTCTTATCTCCTTTTAATCTTTGATataccatgagcatgatcatctTAAAACATTGATCTAGACTCGTACATTGGGATTATAACTGAGGTGAACATTTGAGAACATATATCCAAAAAGTGGAGTTtatagcattaacatcacttctagtgatttcaagGAGATTACTGATTAATCTAGGTccagtggattgatgaattagctctCATCATATCttaatactcaaaagattagatcgAAAGTATTGGATCATAGATTGGAAGAAATATGAGATTAaaggacaaaattgacataaagggtACAATAGTtatttcaccttttgtcattggacggttatgagggttcacaacATAAGGTTTGCAATTTTGACAACcaatatcaaatatttaatattggATCATATCTTATAATTGTAGTTAATCCAAGTGTGCAACCATAAATCTATGGTGGATtaatttcatggttaataaacaaaaatgatcttaatgagattaagaataattctatgTTTACtggagcttggaatatctacATCTAAATAGATTCCCTACTTAGCTTCATATAAtttaacttgtttaagttggaatgcatattttatttaattatttaaataaatgttcAAAAATGGTAACTTTGCACATTATCTTAATTAAGATaagagttgtcttaatttagacatgGTGCATATGTTGTCTTAATGAAGACAAAAGTTGTtctaattaaaacaaaagtaTATGTGACGTTTTAAGACAAGAGATgtcttaattatattattttatttttggtaagtaaaaaaatgatcttaatgaataaataattttttaaggcAAAAGTtgtcttaaaataaaaatatttattaagataattattgtcttgagataaaataatattggaggattttaattataattaaagaattaaatagtttattctttatttataattaattataatttcttgATAAATTATAAGAGTCCATGTTTGATTAGGAttcctttattttattattaattctcttaattaaagatggataatagtAAAATAGAACAATTATTCAATAAGGAATCATATTTTGACTTggataaataattataattaattaaataaattatttattttttaattataatcttaATTATTATTGGAGGAGTATGCTATAACCATAACATTTTATGGATGACCAACTTGGACTCTTGataggaatttatttttaattaaaaataaaataaaagaagagtccatcatgaaacaaaaatttaaagtctTTGTTGCACTTTataaaagggaaaatgaaattttcatcATCTTTGAAGGCCAAAACCCTAAGTCTAAAAGTTCCTCCAAGAATTCTCCATAGTCACCCCCTCTTTTTAGGTTCTTCTTGATCTCTGATCTTGGTATATTTTTCTAGCAACCTCTCACAAGAAAAACAACCCTAGATtaatttaaagaagaaaaagacagAAATTCAATTGTTACCATCTTATTTTAGCATTTCACACCTTATCCACTTAAGGTTCAAGGTGAAAgctattcttgaagaataagtggtaagtttatttggttgaaaaatcAATATTTGGTGTGGTGGTAAATTTACTATAATTCACTAGAGTCAAGAATTGAGAATCttgcaaaagaaaaacctGTTTAAGTAATTTGGGCATAACTTTCACTCCGaaagtccaaatgacatgattttagaggcattggaaagctaagaaatAGGGCTACAATTCTTATGTTTACCCTTTTTCCCAGTTCAAACGAGATCAAGGAGAAAAATTCACATGTTTCTTGTTAATGTGAACCAAATTTGAGGAACATGATCAAGGAAAGGTATACTCATCATTCTTTATAGattcttgatttttatggATGTGATTACATGATTTTGCAAAAAGTATGGAGTGTGACTTCAGCTTGTGTATTTGTATTGCTtacttttattaaagaaaattttttgaaatctaTGGTTTCCACAAACACATCAATTTATAAAAGATCCAATCTCCAACATACCGAGCCATGGCCACCACCATTAGTGAGATCATTTGGCTAATACAGCTCTTATGAGATCTTGGAGTGACACACACTGCACCAATTCCCTTGTTCTATGACAATCAAGCTACTATTCACATTGCAGCAGAATCTGGTCTTCCATGAACGAACAAGGCACATAGAAATCGATTGCCTTTTCATCTAACAGTACATTCAGTCACAGATTGTTGCTACTTGACCTATTTCTTCACAAAACCAATTGCTAATATATTCACTAAAGTATTCAGGTACAATCAGTTCCATAAACTGTTGGTCAAGTTGGGCTTTCTGTACTTCATGCTCCAACTTGAGGGGGAGTATTGGAGGatcttttgttttcatttgtaGCATTTCGTTGACTTATTCTCATACAGACAATTATGTAAtatgttcttattatttttttactttacttgcaCTCCAAAAAAGTCTAAGATTAGAATGCTTCTTTTTATGCTATTTACTTTACTTGCACTCCTAACAGGCTTAGATTTAGATGGACTCTTACACCATTGCATATATATGTCTTCATCTTGTTAGTGCAAATCAGGGTTTTCTGATTTTATTGGTTGATGAATATCTAAAATATTGGGCAGGCTTAAGTAATAATTGCACACTTACTAAATAAACATTAGATGATgagataatataattaaaagccTTTTAGTTTTTCCATATTAGGATGGAAAGTTACATATAGCCATATATAGACATGGCTTGAAGAGCTTTTCAATTAATTCAGAGGTAGATATACCCTGAAATATTCTACATATAAGAAACACACACTAAGGCTAAGCGCTTACATAATTACTAACTAAGACACTGATAGCAGTACTGGTGGTCTGCTGGCTGTCAAATTTATTTAGTGTAATAGTAGCAGTCCTGCACCCAGCACgcacattatttatttttgacagCCTCACCATTCATCTCTTGGCTGCCCTTCTTAATTTACCGTCGTAAATGTTCCCTTCATCGTTGGCGTACCGCTCTTTGGATCAATTTCAAGAGTACACTTGTATCCAAATTGGTTACCAGTGTCGTAGTTGCTGCCGGACTTTTCAAGCTTTGCTCTGATTTGAGCCCATTCCACGGTATGAGTACCGGGTCCGGCTGGAAGGATCTGAGCATACACCTGCGCACAGCACAGTTGATATatagattaattaattatttcaagCTAATAAACAGTGTTTTGTATGACTATATATGTTACGAATACAATACCTTGTTGGAGACTCCATTGTTGCTCCAGGCAACAATCAACGTGCAGCAGGTCTCTCCGAATTTGCACTCAAAACCTACAAGTGAACCTACCTGATTAAACTCCACCTGTGACCCAACGTTAATTACCAATGGAACAACAGACCCCAGAGGCCCATCCCAAATGGTGACAGCATTTTGCTTCAGTATTTGGTCAGAAGAGTTGGTAAACTTGACATTTGTGTATTTAGCATTGGCAGCCATCATAGTTTTGGTTATCAAATTTCTAAAACCTTTGGTATTGCTTTGCTTTTGCTTGTGCTTCAAAACTTGCATAGACACAATGCTTATATACTAGTTTGGCAGCATGCAGCAGCCATAAGAGGACAAAGCCCCGTATATAAGTGTacaaaaaaattctcattatttttccttttaaggAAATAAGATATTCATGCAAAACATCCACAGAAATTGTATACATTAATATCAGTCAATACTATATAAATGACTTTCATATCATATTGTTTTGTATCTTTTGGTTACCATATTTATTAATCCATTGGTTTTGCATTGAATGTTGCAGTAGACAGCATAAGATGACAAGAAGCTGGTTGgtacaaaattttcattattttttattttcaagtaAATGGAAGTGACTCAAGAGATATATGAATGACTAATCTCattaattcttttcattttctttctattttcccACCCTCTTTCATGTTCCCACTTTCCATGAATACTATATAACAAAGAAGAGTATGTTACTTTTGTCATTACTTTTCTCATGATAGTTTGGTTATCAAATTTCTACAACCTTGGGTATTGCTTTGCTTTTGCTTGTGCTTCAAAACTTGCATAGACACAATGCTTATATACTAGTTTTGCAGCATGCACCAGCCATAAGACGACAAAACCCCGTTTATAAAtgtacaaaatttttattatttttcattttaagtcaAGGAGA
Proteins encoded in this region:
- the LOC18587025 gene encoding uncharacterized protein LOC18587025, whose amino-acid sequence is MMAANAKYTNVKFTNSSDQILKQNAVTIWDGPLGSVVPLVINVGSQVEFNQVGSLVGFECKFGETCCTLIVAWSNNGVSNKVYAQILPAGPGTHTVEWAQIRAKLEKSGSNYDTGNQFGYKCTLEIDPKSGTPTMKGTFTTVN